From the Chlamydiota bacterium genome, the window GTCAATCTCACCAAAGTTTCTTACATGGATAGTTCGGGGTTGGCAACTTTGGTGGAGGTTTTTCAGATTACAAAGAAAAAGGGAATCGTTTTTGGACTTTTTGGTATGAACACAACGCTTAAAGGCCTTTTTGAAATTACACGTTTAGAAAAAGTTTTTTCCATTTATCCAGAAGAGGCCCAGGCCTTGAAGGGTCTTTAAAATCATGATCAATCTTGCCCTCCGTCATTTGGAAAGCATGCTGTTTCTCATTGCAAATACCTTTTATTGGCTCACGATTGGAGCCTGGCAAAAGAAAAGTTATCGTGTCAAAGAAGTTATCAAACAGATGTTAGATGGCGGGGTGCGTTCCATCACGATTGTCTCCCTTGTTT encodes:
- a CDS encoding STAS domain-containing protein, whose amino-acid sequence is MAKRSEIEILTREVDQAWIVDLGGEIDLYQSPQVRKKFEGVLAKNPKRLLVNLTKVSYMDSSGLATLVEVFQITKKKGIVFGLFGMNTTLKGLFEITRLEKVFSIYPEEAQALKGL